From Dasypus novemcinctus isolate mDasNov1 chromosome 11, mDasNov1.1.hap2, whole genome shotgun sequence, one genomic window encodes:
- the AIF1 gene encoding allograft inflammatory factor 1 yields the protein MSRARDLQGGKAFGLLKAQQEERLDEVNKQFLDDPKYSSDEELPSKLEAFKKKYMEFDLNGNGDIDIMSLKRMLEKLGAPKTHLELMKLIREVSGGPGETFSYPDFLRMMLGKRSAILKMILMYEEKAREQEKLTGPPAKRAISELP from the exons ATGAGCCGAGCCAGGGACTTACAGG GGGGGAAAGCTTTCGGCCTGCTGAAGGCCCAGCAGGAGGAGCGCCTTGATGAAGTCAACAAG CAATTCCTGGACGACCCCAAATATAGCAGTGACGAGGAGCTGCCCTCCAAACTGGAAGCCTTCAAGA AGAAATACATGGAGTTTGACCTCAACGGCAACGGAGATATCG ATATCATGTCCCTGAAGCGAATGCTGGAGAAGCTCGGGGCTCCCAAGACCCACCTGGAGCTAATGAAACTGATCCGGGAGGTGTCCGGAGGCCCTGGGGAGACATTCAGCTACCCCGACTTCCTCAGGATGATGCTGGGCAAGAGATCGGCCATCCTTAAGAT gATCCTGATGTATGAGGAGAAAGCCAGAGAACAGGAAAAGCTAACGGGTCCCCCAGCCAAGAGAGCGATCTCCGAGTTGCCCTGA